From the Quercus lobata isolate SW786 chromosome 6, ValleyOak3.0 Primary Assembly, whole genome shotgun sequence genome, one window contains:
- the LOC115950171 gene encoding uncharacterized protein At4g02000-like, protein MEQEVLNNFQKLQLTKVEADDIVITNVARAELLEECALSLFGRLLTDRQQNQRAFKNTLKTVWKMGLDLRIMEVGNNVWQFKFGSLCQLEWVERSGPWNFENNLLLLCWWRKGLTVSNISFTHAPFWVQVWGLPFEYMSEDAGKDIGSRLGRVLEVDKRSLQTEQAKFMRVRIEIPIDKPLRRGGNITNTEGERCLIIFRYERLPTFCYICGILGHDDKHCHVSHMEV, encoded by the coding sequence ATGGAGCAAGAGGTTTTGAATAATTTTCAAAAGCTACAACTAACAAAAGTGGAGGCAGATGATATAGTTATTACAAATGTTGCTAGAGCAGAGCTTCTTGAAGAATGTGCGTTAAGCCTCTTTGGGCGCCTCCTCACTGACCgacaacaaaatcaaagagcTTTCAAGAATACTCTAAAGACAGTGTGGAAGATGGGATTGGATTTAAGGATCATGGAGGTGGGGAATAATGTATGGCAATTTAAGTTTGGTTCATTGTGTCAGTTGGAGTGGGTTGAAAGAAGTGGTCCGTGGAACTTTGAGAATAATCTTCTCCTTTTATGTTGGTGGAGGAAGGGGTTAACAGtatcaaatatttcttttaccCATGCTCCTTTTTGGGTTCAAGTTTGGGGTTTACCATTTGAATATATGTCTGAAGATGCTGGGAAAGATATAGGAAGTAGACTTGGCAGAGTTCTTGAAGTGGATAAAAGGTCGCTACAGACAGAGCAAGCAAAGTTTATGAGGGTTCGGATAGAGATACCCATTGATAAGCCTCTTAGAAGAGGGGGGAACATCACCAACACAGAGGGAGAGCGATGCTTAATCATTTTCAGGTATGAACGTCTCCCTACCTTTTGTTATATTTGTGGAATTCTTGGGCATGATGATAAGCATTGCCATGTGAGCCATATGGAGGTGTGA
- the LOC115950170 gene encoding protein WALLS ARE THIN 1-like codes for MGVVPERTKLHLAMIVCQLGFAGNHIILKIALNMGISLLVFPVYRNIVALVALVPFAYFLEKRDRPPISTSLLLQFFFLGLIGLICMQTFSHLQFWLSIPATENSVPAITFLMAVIFRMEQVHLKRKDGMAKVLGTVSSVVGSLVITLYKGPTLFGSNLQRPPSSPIGSAGPDCLCWSSWIVLQTPLIKKYPARLSSASYAYFFSILQYLLIAAVYERNSQAWIVNSTDELLTIFYTGLVASAMTYAIQIYVIDKAGPVFVSVYLPLQTLLVAIIEAVVLGEEFYLGGIIGAVFVVAGLYLVLWGKSEEKKLDEEKPLVFENSNGESLSNVSIIQPSLPTSSN; via the exons ATGGGAGTAGTGCCTGAACGTACCAAACTGCACTTAGCCATGATTGTCTGCCAGCTAGGTTTTGCAGGGAACCATATTATCTTGAAGATTGCACTTAACATGGGTATAAGCCTGCTTGTTTTCCCAGTTTATAGGAACATCGTCGCGCTGGTTGCACTAGTTCCCTTTGCGTATTTCTTAGAGAA GAGAGACAGACCACCAATAAGTACTTCTCTTTTGTTacaattcttcttccttggCCTTATCGggt TGATATGCATGCAAACATTTTCCCATTTACAATTTTGGCTTTCAATTCCGGCAACAGAAAATTCGGTTCCTGCTATAACCTTTCTCATGGCGGTCATATTCAG AATGGAGCAAGTACACTTGAAAAGGAAAGATGGTATGGCTAAGGTGCTTGGAACTGTTTCTTCTGTTGTTGGATCTCTTGTGATTACTCTTTATAAGGGACCAACCCTATTTGGATCAAATTTACA GCGGCCGCCTAGCTCGCCTATAGGTTCAGCCGGCCCTGACTGCCTTTGCTGGTCTAGTTGGATTGTCTTACAAACACCACTCATAAAGAAATATCCAGCTCGGCTTTCGAGTGCCTCGTATGCTTACTTCTTTAGTATTCTTCAATATTTGTTAATAGCAGCAGTCTATGAGAGAAACTCCCAAGCCTGGATAGTTAACTCCACTGATGAACTCCTTACTATTTTCTATACG GGATTGGTGGCTTCTGCAATGACATATGCAATACAAATATATGTAATTGACAAGGCAGGACCGGTGTTTGTTTCAGTTTATCTACCTCTACAGACCTTGCTTGTTGCTATAATAGAAGCCGTTGTTTTAGGCGAAGAATTCTACTTAGGAGG GATTATTGGAGCAGTTTTTGTCGTAGCTGGACTATACCTCGTTTTGTGGGGAAAAAGTGAAGAGAAAAAGTTAGATGAAGAAAAGCCCTTGGTGTTTGAAAACAGTAATGGGGAAAGTTTAAGCAATGTCTCAATCATCCAACCATCGCTTCCTACCTCTAGCAATTAA